A single region of the Enterobacter cloacae complex sp. R_G8 genome encodes:
- the pcaF gene encoding 3-oxoadipyl-CoA thiolase, with translation MRDAFICDGVRTPVGRYGGALSAVRADDLGAIPLRALLERYPQLDPERIDDVIFGCANQAGEDNRNVARMASLLAGLPHTVSGTTINRLCGSGLDAIGFAARAIKSGDGDLLIAGGVESMSRAPFVMAKATAAFQRQAEIFDTTLGWRFVNPLMHQTFGTDSMPETAENVAELLNISRADQDAFALRSQQRTARAQQNGILAQEIVPVLIPGKKGTVTEVSVDEHPRADTTLAQLAALKAPFRKNGVVTAGNASGVNDGAAALIIASEQMALSQGLVPRTRIVAMATAGVEPRLMGLGPVPATRKVLERAGLSINEMDVIELNEAFASQALGVLRQLGVPDDAAHVNPNGGAIALGHPLGMSGARLALAASNELHRRHGRYALCTMCIGVGQGIAMILERV, from the coding sequence ATGCGTGACGCATTTATTTGTGATGGGGTGCGAACCCCGGTGGGGCGGTACGGCGGGGCGTTATCCGCCGTACGCGCGGACGATCTGGGCGCCATACCGCTGCGTGCCTTGCTGGAGCGCTATCCGCAACTCGACCCGGAGCGGATTGATGATGTGATCTTCGGCTGCGCCAACCAGGCGGGGGAAGACAACCGCAACGTGGCGCGTATGGCGTCACTGCTGGCCGGGCTGCCGCACACCGTCTCCGGCACGACGATCAACCGCCTGTGCGGCTCGGGGCTGGATGCGATTGGCTTTGCTGCACGCGCCATAAAATCCGGTGATGGCGATCTGCTGATTGCCGGTGGCGTCGAGTCGATGTCCCGCGCGCCGTTTGTGATGGCGAAAGCCACCGCGGCGTTTCAGCGCCAGGCGGAGATCTTCGATACCACCCTTGGCTGGCGATTTGTGAATCCGCTCATGCATCAGACGTTCGGAACTGACAGCATGCCGGAAACGGCAGAGAATGTAGCTGAATTGTTAAATATCAGCCGTGCCGATCAGGATGCGTTCGCGCTGCGCAGCCAGCAACGTACCGCCCGGGCGCAGCAAAACGGCATTCTGGCGCAGGAGATCGTGCCGGTGCTGATTCCGGGAAAAAAAGGGACCGTTACGGAGGTCTCTGTTGATGAGCACCCGCGCGCCGACACCACGCTGGCGCAACTTGCCGCCCTGAAAGCGCCGTTTCGCAAAAATGGCGTCGTTACCGCAGGTAACGCCTCTGGGGTGAACGATGGCGCCGCTGCACTGATTATCGCCAGCGAGCAGATGGCGCTTTCACAGGGGCTTGTGCCGCGCACGCGGATTGTGGCCATGGCCACCGCAGGCGTGGAGCCACGTCTGATGGGGCTAGGGCCGGTGCCCGCCACCCGCAAAGTGCTGGAGCGAGCGGGGCTCAGCATCAACGAGATGGATGTGATTGAGCTGAACGAAGCCTTCGCCTCGCAGGCGCTGGGCGTGCTGCGTCAGCTGGGGGTGCCGGACGATGCCGCACACGTCAATCCGAACGGAGGGGCCATTGCGTTAGGCCATCCGCTGGGAATGAGCGGTGCCAGGCTGGCGCTGGCCGCGAGCAATGAATTGCATCGACGCCACGGGCGCTACGCGCTGTGTACGATGTGCATCGGTGTGGGTCAGGGCATTGCCATGATCCTTGAGCGTGTTTGA
- the paaK gene encoding phenylacetate--CoA ligase PaaK has protein sequence MINTTKLDRIETASIDELQALQTQRLKWTLNHAYNNVPMYKRKFDAAGVHPDDFRDLADIRKFPCTTKQDLRDNYPFDTFAVPMEQVVRIHASSGTTGKPTVVGYTQGDIDNWANLVARSLRAAGGSAKDKIHVAYGYGLFTGGLGAHYGAERLGATVIPMSGGQTEKQAQLIRDFKPDMIMVTPSYCLNLIEELERQMGGDASACSLRVGVFGAEPWTQAMRHEIEKRLGITALDIYGLSEVMGPGVAMECIETADGPTIWEDHFYPEIVNPNDGTPLNDGEQGELLFTTLTKEALPVIRYRTRDLTRLLPGTARTMRRMDRISGRSDDMLIIRGVNVFPSQLEEEIVKFEHLSPHYQLEVNRRGHLDSLSVKVELKESSLSLTHEQRCQVCHQLRHRIKSMVGISTDVMIVNCGSIPRSEGKACRVFDLRKVAANG, from the coding sequence ATGATAAATACAACAAAGCTTGATCGGATCGAAACCGCGTCCATTGACGAATTACAGGCGTTGCAGACCCAACGTCTGAAATGGACGCTGAACCACGCCTACAACAACGTGCCGATGTACAAACGTAAGTTTGACGCCGCGGGCGTTCACCCTGACGATTTCCGTGACCTGGCCGATATCCGCAAATTCCCGTGTACCACCAAGCAGGATCTGCGCGATAACTATCCGTTCGATACTTTTGCCGTTCCGATGGAGCAGGTGGTGCGTATTCATGCCTCCTCCGGCACAACCGGGAAACCGACCGTTGTCGGCTATACCCAGGGCGACATCGACAACTGGGCCAACCTGGTGGCCCGCTCCCTGCGTGCCGCCGGAGGCAGCGCGAAGGATAAAATTCATGTGGCCTATGGTTATGGCCTGTTTACCGGCGGGCTGGGCGCTCACTACGGTGCCGAGCGTTTAGGGGCCACGGTGATCCCGATGTCCGGCGGCCAGACCGAGAAGCAGGCGCAGCTGATCCGCGATTTTAAGCCGGATATGATCATGGTGACGCCCTCCTACTGCCTCAACCTGATTGAAGAGCTGGAGCGCCAGATGGGCGGCGATGCCAGCGCCTGCTCTCTGCGCGTGGGTGTGTTCGGTGCCGAGCCGTGGACCCAGGCGATGCGTCATGAGATCGAAAAACGGTTAGGCATTACCGCGCTGGATATCTACGGCCTCTCGGAAGTGATGGGGCCGGGCGTGGCGATGGAGTGTATCGAAACCGCCGACGGCCCGACCATCTGGGAAGATCATTTCTACCCGGAGATCGTCAACCCGAACGACGGCACCCCGCTTAATGACGGCGAGCAGGGCGAACTGCTGTTCACCACGCTGACCAAAGAGGCGCTGCCGGTGATCCGCTATCGCACCCGCGATCTGACCCGTCTGCTGCCGGGTACCGCCCGCACCATGCGCCGCATGGACAGGATCAGCGGTCGCAGCGACGACATGCTCATCATCCGCGGTGTGAACGTCTTCCCGTCACAGCTGGAAGAGGAGATTGTGAAGTTTGAGCATCTCTCTCCGCATTACCAGCTGGAGGTGAATCGTCGGGGGCATCTTGATTCACTTTCTGTAAAAGTAGAGCTGAAAGAGAGCAGTCTTTCGCTGACCCACGAGCAGCGCTGTCAGGTCTGCCATCAGCTGCGTCATCGCATTAAATCGATGGTCGGGATTTCAACGGACGTCATGATCGTTAACTGCGGCAGCATCCCGCGCTCGGAGGGGAAAGCCTGCCGGGTGTTTGACCTGCGTAAAGTGGCGGCCAACGGTTGA